In Candidatus Cloacimonadota bacterium, the following are encoded in one genomic region:
- a CDS encoding Bor family protein, with protein MLKKGVMLTIALILLLSLIACSTHVHTVGRGPQTGQEVQARQWYILWGLVPINTVDTYQMVAGATDYEIKTEQSFLDVVINFFTSSVTVYSRTVTVKNNPTIREPWKTLHYFLRS; from the coding sequence ATGCTGAAAAAAGGTGTTATGTTGACTATAGCACTTATTCTTTTATTGAGCTTAATTGCTTGCAGTACGCATGTACATACTGTTGGTAGAGGTCCTCAAACCGGGCAAGAAGTTCAAGCCCGCCAATGGTATATTTTATGGGGTTTGGTACCCATTAATACCGTTGATACTTATCAGATGGTTGCTGGTGCAACTGATTATGAAATCAAAACAGAACAGAGTTTTCTTGATGTAGTTATCAATTTCTTTACAAGTTCAGTTACCGTTTATTCAAGAACAGTAACAGTAAAAAATAATCCTACAATCAGAGAGCCATGGAAGACTCTTCATTATTTTTTAAGGAGTTAA
- a CDS encoding DUF432 domain-containing protein: MKYWQPVEITDKTFYNTRLGPLQILLVKELNELKISESRLTEEEMIEEDWEQISRKAEKCDPLDSSNWKRWIVPEEPLKLKFIPVMPDRPVVVRPESAIQILPGNKTRFFVSIPVWVRIATEKDETLTDIPTLIPSNTWFGEPLTGELCYAVKSKTITNFEHRKVKVYTAICPIFIENHSPSNFFFRRISIHTEFLGIYAGQKHLWTNQLDVKIEGDDQKSYIDFSESAPEIEKISGQLSAPREVPTKKLYRKMFADLPFIKG; encoded by the coding sequence ATGAAGTATTGGCAACCAGTGGAGATAACAGATAAAACTTTCTATAACACAAGATTGGGACCTCTACAGATCTTGCTGGTCAAGGAACTCAATGAATTGAAGATATCCGAGAGCCGGCTAACAGAAGAGGAGATGATAGAGGAAGATTGGGAGCAGATTAGTAGGAAAGCAGAGAAATGTGATCCACTTGATTCTTCAAATTGGAAAAGATGGATTGTGCCAGAAGAACCTTTGAAATTGAAATTCATTCCGGTTATGCCTGATCGTCCTGTAGTAGTAAGACCGGAGAGTGCTATTCAGATCTTGCCCGGTAATAAGACCCGCTTTTTTGTTTCAATCCCTGTTTGGGTTAGAATTGCTACAGAAAAGGATGAAACTCTGACCGATATTCCAACTCTTATTCCTTCCAATACTTGGTTTGGTGAACCACTTACCGGCGAGCTTTGTTATGCGGTTAAATCAAAGACAATTACCAATTTTGAACACCGGAAAGTGAAAGTTTATACTGCAATCTGCCCTATTTTTATTGAGAATCATTCTCCTAGTAACTTCTTTTTTAGACGAATATCTATCCATACAGAGTTTTTGGGTATATATGCCGGGCAGAAGCACCTCTGGACAAATCAGCTCGATGTTAAGATCGAAGGTGATGACCAGAAGAGTTACATAGATTTTTCAGAATCTGCTCCTGAAATAGAGAAGATCAGCGGTCAGTTGTCTGCACCACGAGAAGTGCCTACTAAAAAACTTTATCGTAAGATGTTTGCTGATCTACCTTTTATTAAGGGCTAG
- a CDS encoding DNA alkylation repair protein translates to MIEIKDVGRLDALQMQNIEGEVNKAFALLDEKKEQAAMELLEELSKTSNYFIRELVGKLMTNYKNKKQITKIADQMLTHKIYGIRATAFFFFYNLYANDPKNIVAILEKNYESVPWEVESIIYEMWRKNQNVMKEMMPEWLKSDIEKKRIISFHGMELMAERDPTFVLDFLTRALDDESLEVQKKVTHILLQVVRSRPAETYPYIREWIMTGSDKRIRTLMMALRKILSIYLQKGLKDKSPDFMTLTKFVIYDWRAERDKKISYVGNKLAKLLKQENDNAQH, encoded by the coding sequence ATGATTGAAATCAAAGATGTCGGCAGACTTGATGCTCTACAAATGCAAAATATCGAAGGTGAAGTTAATAAAGCATTTGCTTTACTTGATGAGAAAAAAGAACAAGCTGCTATGGAACTATTAGAAGAATTGAGTAAAACCTCGAATTATTTCATTAGAGAATTAGTCGGTAAGTTGATGACTAATTACAAAAACAAGAAACAGATTACAAAAATTGCCGATCAAATGTTAACACACAAAATATACGGCATCAGAGCAACTGCTTTTTTCTTTTTCTATAACCTTTACGCCAATGACCCCAAAAATATCGTAGCTATCTTGGAAAAAAATTATGAATCAGTTCCATGGGAAGTAGAAAGTATTATTTATGAGATGTGGCGGAAAAACCAGAATGTAATGAAGGAAATGATGCCGGAATGGCTTAAATCCGATATAGAAAAGAAAAGAATCATCTCTTTTCACGGCATGGAACTAATGGCAGAGAGAGATCCGACCTTTGTTCTAGATTTTTTAACCCGAGCGCTAGATGATGAAAGTTTAGAGGTACAGAAGAAAGTCACTCATATCCTTTTACAGGTTGTTCGTTCCCGTCCTGCAGAAACCTATCCATATATTAGGGAATGGATAATGACCGGTTCCGATAAAAGAATACGAACCCTGATGATGGCTCTAAGAAAAATCCTCTCGATCTATTTGCAGAAAGGATTAAAAGATAAATCTCCCGATTTCATGACTTTGACAAAATTTGTCATCTACGATTGGAGGGCTGAGAGAGATAAAAAAATCTCATATGTGGGAAATAAATTAGCTAAATTACTGAAACAGGAAAACGATAACGCACAACATTAA
- the yihA gene encoding ribosome biogenesis GTP-binding protein YihA/YsxC: MKIVESEFITSAVEKRQYPESPFLEIAFAGKSNVGKSSLINVLLNRKKIAKTSSTPGKTRLINFFKVRVIRYNEQQERIGEGFFSLVDLPGYGYAKVSKTEREKWKAMIKTYLESRPELRLLLLLVDIRHSADHKDKLMIEMLEAYQLPYIIIATKADKVPKTTINKYLKGLSREFGKDRGEFLAVSVLNKTGIKEMLEKLEETLF, translated from the coding sequence CTGAAAATAGTCGAATCCGAATTTATAACCAGTGCTGTAGAGAAACGACAATACCCGGAAAGCCCCTTTCTGGAGATTGCTTTTGCCGGAAAATCCAATGTCGGTAAGTCTTCGTTGATCAATGTGTTGCTCAACAGAAAAAAGATAGCTAAAACAAGTTCTACACCGGGTAAAACAAGATTGATCAATTTCTTCAAGGTTCGCGTGATTCGATATAATGAGCAACAGGAGAGAATCGGAGAGGGTTTTTTCTCGCTGGTTGATCTGCCCGGTTACGGTTATGCTAAAGTCAGTAAAACCGAGCGTGAAAAATGGAAAGCAATGATCAAAACCTATCTGGAGTCGAGACCTGAATTGAGATTACTGCTTTTGTTGGTCGATATCAGACATAGTGCCGATCATAAGGATAAGTTAATGATCGAGATGCTGGAAGCTTATCAGCTGCCTTATATCATAATTGCTACTAAAGCGGATAAAGTTCCTAAAACTACTATTAATAAATATCTAAAAGGGCTCAGTCGCGAATTTGGTAAAGACAGGGGAGAGTTCTTGGCAGTTTCGGTGTTGAATAAGACCGGAATCAAGGAAATGCTCGAAAAATTAGAAGAGACACTATTCTAA
- the corA gene encoding magnesium/cobalt transporter CorA translates to MPKIVKRSVKAGLPPGTLIHIGEQKVTDIKITSIHYNNSQVSKEEIKEFSSDLIRKDDFVQWINIDGLHNVDLLKQIGTTCDLHILTLEDILNTEQRPKIEDYGNYYFIVIKMLSYNKETHEIEQEQVSVIVKDNLVVTFQEREGDVFDPIRERVNTVDSRIRRNGVDFLLYALIDAIVDNYFIILERIGDEIEDIEETILSNPSDEVMRNLYMLKRNVVLMRKNIWPMREVIGFLERTDVRLVKEGNKVYFRDLYDHTIQVIDNIESLRDLIAGMVDIYLSTISNRMNSVMKVLTIIATIFIPLTFIAGVYGMNFVNMPELEWKLGYPLVIAIMIGIGLVMLHIFRRKKWL, encoded by the coding sequence ATGCCAAAAATAGTTAAAAGGTCAGTTAAAGCCGGGTTACCCCCGGGTACTCTGATTCATATTGGAGAACAGAAAGTTACCGATATCAAGATCACATCCATCCATTACAATAACTCTCAGGTCTCGAAGGAAGAGATCAAAGAGTTTTCCAGTGACTTGATCAGAAAGGATGATTTTGTGCAATGGATCAACATCGATGGATTGCATAATGTTGATTTGCTGAAACAGATCGGTACTACCTGTGATTTGCATATTCTAACCTTGGAAGATATTCTCAATACCGAACAAAGACCAAAGATCGAGGATTATGGGAACTACTATTTTATAGTAATTAAAATGCTCTCTTATAACAAAGAAACTCATGAAATAGAACAAGAGCAAGTCAGTGTTATAGTAAAAGACAATTTGGTAGTTACATTTCAGGAAAGAGAAGGTGATGTATTTGATCCGATCAGAGAAAGGGTCAACACAGTCGATTCCAGAATAAGACGCAACGGTGTTGATTTCTTGCTCTATGCATTGATAGATGCAATAGTAGATAACTATTTTATCATTCTTGAAAGAATAGGAGACGAGATAGAGGACATTGAAGAGACTATCCTTTCTAACCCGTCTGATGAAGTGATGCGAAATCTCTATATGCTGAAAAGAAATGTTGTTTTAATGAGAAAGAACATCTGGCCAATGAGAGAAGTGATAGGGTTTTTAGAAAGAACAGATGTCAGATTGGTCAAAGAAGGGAATAAGGTATATTTCAGAGATCTATATGACCATACCATACAGGTGATTGACAATATCGAGAGTTTGCGAGATTTGATTGCCGGTATGGTAGATATCTATCTATCTACTATTAGTAATCGTATGAATTCGGTAATGAAGGTTTTGACTATTATTGCAACAATATTTATCCCCTTGACCTTTATTGCCGGAGTTTACGGAATGAATTTTGTCAATATGCCGGAACTGGAATGGAAACTGGGATATCCCCTTGTCATAGCGATAATGATAGGGATCGGTTTAGTTATGTTGCATATATTTAGACGTAAAAAATGGCTATAA
- a CDS encoding T9SS type A sorting domain-containing protein, which translates to MFKYYSILVLLLLTVSIFSQTAVPPAGDGTEPNPYQIACLENLYWITVYQSNNETDGLYFVQTSDIDASETINWFDGEGWEPIGENYDFGGPLNKSGILPANERDFYSFQGHFDGQGHKIDGLYINRPEGWGVGLFASISYGATVRNLGLTNITVIGDEHVGGIAGQAAESGLIENCFVEGNISGGDFVGGLIGYNSGVEVTKCYTKGSVSGSSYVGGLVGYINWSQTNNLYTHAEVSGGIYVGGIAGMAWSTYMDLSYVTGAITCSEQYGGPIVGFVWECAPWNCYYNTETTGFPYAGFPYGRTTEEMTYPYADNVYINWDFENIWVEDVYMFHNDGYPYLSWQTFYFEFIPPASLSATPGDKIVTLNWHEPPDSLRTLLGYNVYRDDEQINEELLAVTEYLDTDVINEVTYRYYVTALYDEGESGPSNRVLATPSLSSSEPEIIPFRTELLGNYPNPFNPETRISFYLDKGEKVKLEVFNIGGQKITTLIDDRLEQGEHSVIWSPRTTRGGDLPSGVYLYRLQAGDYDRTRKMLYLK; encoded by the coding sequence ATGTTTAAGTATTACTCTATACTCGTTCTACTGCTTTTAACCGTAAGTATTTTTTCCCAGACCGCTGTACCACCCGCCGGTGACGGGACAGAGCCCAATCCTTATCAGATAGCTTGCCTGGAGAATCTCTACTGGATAACCGTCTATCAATCTAATAACGAAACCGACGGTCTTTACTTTGTTCAGACATCCGATATCGATGCTTCGGAAACCATCAACTGGTTTGACGGAGAGGGCTGGGAACCGATAGGAGAAAACTATGATTTTGGTGGACCGTTAAACAAGAGTGGTATCCTGCCTGCAAATGAACGTGATTTTTACAGTTTCCAAGGTCATTTTGACGGACAGGGGCATAAGATTGACGGACTTTATATTAACCGCCCGGAGGGATGGGGAGTAGGACTATTTGCCAGTATAAGCTATGGAGCAACGGTAAGAAACCTGGGATTGACCAATATCACGGTTATAGGGGATGAACATGTCGGCGGGATTGCCGGTCAGGCAGCAGAAAGCGGCTTAATCGAAAATTGTTTCGTGGAAGGGAACATAAGCGGAGGTGATTTTGTTGGAGGCTTAATAGGCTATAACAGTGGCGTTGAAGTAACAAAGTGTTATACAAAAGGGTCTGTCTCCGGAAGCAGTTATGTTGGCGGGCTGGTTGGGTATATCAATTGGTCACAGACCAATAATTTATATACTCATGCTGAGGTTTCCGGTGGTATTTATGTCGGCGGAATAGCAGGAATGGCATGGAGTACATATATGGACCTCAGCTACGTTACCGGTGCTATCACCTGTTCAGAGCAGTATGGAGGACCGATAGTGGGGTTTGTTTGGGAGTGTGCACCCTGGAATTGTTATTACAATACAGAGACAACCGGATTCCCATACGCCGGATTCCCATACGGTAGAACTACCGAAGAGATGACCTATCCCTATGCGGACAATGTGTATATCAACTGGGATTTCGAGAATATCTGGGTTGAAGATGTCTATATGTTCCATAATGACGGCTACCCCTATCTGAGCTGGCAGACTTTCTATTTCGAGTTCATTCCCCCTGCTTCTCTTTCTGCTACTCCCGGTGATAAGATCGTAACCCTTAACTGGCACGAGCCGCCCGACAGCCTGCGAACCCTTCTCGGATATAATGTCTATCGTGATGATGAGCAGATCAACGAGGAGTTACTCGCTGTCACCGAGTATCTTGATACCGATGTGATCAATGAGGTCACCTACAGATATTATGTCACGGCACTGTATGATGAGGGAGAATCCGGACCATCCAACCGAGTACTGGCAACCCCGTCCTTAAGTTCTTCCGAACCTGAAATTATCCCCTTCAGAACCGAACTCCTCGGTAACTACCCCAACCCCTTCAATCCGGAGACAAGGATCAGTTTCTATCTTGATAAGGGAGAGAAGGTAAAACTGGAAGTCTTCAATATCGGTGGGCAGAAGATAACTACCCTGATAGATGATAGATTGGAACAGGGAGAGCATTCGGTGATCTGGTCACCACGAACTACCAGGGGCGGAGACCTCCCCAGCGGGGTATATCTCTACCGCCTACAGGCCGGAGACTATGACAGAACTCGCAAAATGCTCTATCTGAAATGA
- a CDS encoding TetR/AcrR family transcriptional regulator gives MREEIIKQIILAVIECIEEEGIQQVTVRKIADKAKVNPAAINYYFGSKENLIEETLKATLDEAFINNLRVYEILWEKDPLKALKSYLSDTIEGMFMYRGLMKAHFYDAFIHGKYDPEFVRRFSDFLNRFFALISEKLPGSTLPEKKIVLVQVLSAVFYPGLFPKLFEDFLGKDFTKKNTRDKYISILVNNIADLINIDVHKEDK, from the coding sequence ATGAGAGAAGAAATAATCAAGCAGATAATTCTGGCTGTGATAGAGTGTATCGAAGAGGAAGGGATCCAGCAAGTAACAGTAAGAAAGATCGCCGATAAAGCCAAAGTAAATCCTGCAGCTATCAACTATTACTTTGGTTCTAAGGAAAATTTGATAGAGGAAACCTTAAAAGCAACCCTTGATGAGGCGTTTATCAATAACCTTAGAGTCTATGAGATCTTATGGGAAAAAGATCCTCTCAAAGCATTAAAGAGTTATCTTAGTGATACTATCGAAGGTATGTTTATGTATCGGGGTTTAATGAAGGCACATTTCTACGATGCCTTTATTCATGGTAAATATGATCCGGAGTTTGTAAGAAGGTTTAGTGATTTCTTGAATCGTTTTTTTGCTTTGATCAGTGAAAAACTTCCCGGTTCGACATTACCTGAAAAGAAAATAGTTCTTGTACAAGTACTCTCTGCAGTGTTTTATCCGGGTCTTTTCCCAAAACTCTTTGAGGATTTCTTGGGTAAGGATTTTACAAAAAAAAATACTCGGGACAAATACATCTCTATCCTCGTGAATAATATAGCTGATTTGATCAACATAGATGTCCACAAGGAGGACAAGTGA
- a CDS encoding mechanosensitive ion channel family protein, with protein MSSIIETIASWLTPENLRIVIKIAIIVFIGIPLVKIIANSLGRSVGRRKSSLQSEMLIRKTIYYLGLTIIFVTLLNIFGFNISVLLGAIGIFGVALGFASQTSVSNIISGIFLITEKPIEIGDVVQIGTTVGIVLSVDLLSVKLRTFDNRFVRIPNESIIKTEMVNITRFPIRRLDLDIGVAYKEDIARVISILKDLAAKNPYCLEEPEPMIFLNNFGNSSIDIRFALWFEKKDLINLRSSIMLAIKERFDAEGIEIPFPHITVYTGEEAKPYPIKLTEGDKSSKPS; from the coding sequence ATGTCATCAATTATTGAAACTATTGCAAGCTGGCTGACTCCGGAAAATTTAAGAATAGTCATCAAGATAGCTATAATCGTTTTTATCGGAATCCCTTTAGTTAAAATAATCGCTAATTCTCTTGGGAGATCGGTCGGTAGAAGAAAGAGTTCACTACAGAGTGAAATGCTGATCAGAAAAACTATTTATTATTTAGGTCTGACGATCATATTCGTTACTCTGCTCAATATATTTGGTTTTAATATCTCTGTACTGCTTGGAGCAATAGGAATATTTGGAGTTGCTCTCGGCTTTGCTTCTCAAACTAGTGTATCCAATATTATCAGTGGTATTTTCCTGATTACGGAAAAACCGATAGAAATCGGTGATGTAGTACAGATAGGTACTACTGTCGGTATAGTTCTCTCAGTAGATTTATTGTCAGTGAAATTGAGAACTTTCGATAACAGATTTGTGAGAATTCCCAATGAGTCAATCATCAAAACGGAAATGGTTAACATCACAAGATTTCCTATACGGCGACTTGATCTGGATATTGGAGTTGCCTATAAAGAGGATATTGCCAGAGTTATTAGTATTCTAAAAGATTTAGCAGCAAAAAATCCTTACTGTTTAGAAGAGCCAGAACCTATGATCTTTTTGAATAACTTCGGCAATTCTTCCATTGATATCAGATTCGCCCTCTGGTTTGAGAAGAAGGATTTGATCAATCTAAGAAGCAGTATTATGCTGGCGATAAAAGAGAGATTTGATGCCGAAGGTATTGAAATACCTTTCCCACACATCACTGTCTATACCGGAGAAGAGGCAAAGCCGTATCCTATCAAACTTACTGAAGGGGATAAAAGCTCAAAGCCGAGTTAG
- a CDS encoding TolC family protein, producing the protein MKTIILFTLILLLTSSLISITLEDSIELAIKNNLSLRSAGEDIAIAREFYREVTSALLPQISFNGGYQLLRTELPGSMIPPAFNITDELSENATEDDELLAAYIEQGFNMLIPEQKQDETNFFGQIKLDQVVYLGGKLLSGIKAAGIYRTVEAKRYELTKQNLIYETTDLFYQGLLLTDVVEINREALELAEQHYNRISSMYGQGLVSEFDLIRAELELHKLQPQLMEAENNYSLWQESFKKHLGLGIDYDLTLQGEIAVPPEIEVELDEAIESGKSERIELYLSGAVRDMYEINWRAERGNYLPNVALSAEYNRFSNINKFTWEPDDFGSSYQVMLGIQIPIFKGFGNRAKTAQARHQYNKATLDYLDLQDMIELDIRNAYLRLAHAQKNYETQVLRIGLAERGLNIATARYESQVGINLEVLDAQLEHKIARLAYLQAAYEITMAQKALHKSMGIIF; encoded by the coding sequence GTGAAAACTATAATATTGTTTACATTAATCTTATTACTTACATCATCACTAATCAGTATAACACTGGAAGACAGTATAGAATTGGCGATCAAGAACAATCTATCTCTTCGATCGGCAGGGGAAGATATAGCGATCGCCCGGGAGTTTTACAGAGAAGTGACATCAGCATTGCTCCCTCAGATAAGCTTCAATGGTGGTTATCAATTGCTAAGAACCGAGCTGCCCGGTTCGATGATCCCCCCGGCGTTTAACATAACCGATGAGTTATCAGAGAATGCCACTGAAGATGATGAACTATTAGCTGCTTATATTGAACAGGGTTTCAATATGCTTATTCCGGAGCAAAAACAGGATGAGACCAATTTCTTTGGTCAGATAAAACTCGACCAAGTTGTCTATTTAGGTGGTAAACTGCTCAGTGGTATCAAAGCAGCCGGTATCTATCGAACAGTCGAAGCCAAGCGTTATGAATTAACTAAGCAGAACCTGATCTATGAAACGACCGATCTGTTCTATCAGGGTTTGCTTCTAACCGATGTCGTGGAGATCAACCGGGAAGCTTTGGAATTGGCAGAGCAGCATTATAATAGAATAAGTTCTATGTACGGACAGGGTTTGGTATCGGAATTTGATCTTATTCGGGCAGAGTTAGAACTCCATAAGCTGCAACCTCAACTAATGGAAGCAGAAAACAACTATTCACTCTGGCAGGAGAGTTTTAAAAAACATCTCGGATTAGGTATTGATTATGATCTAACCTTACAGGGAGAGATCGCAGTTCCTCCAGAGATAGAAGTCGAGTTGGATGAGGCAATTGAAAGCGGCAAATCTGAACGCATAGAGCTGTATCTTTCGGGAGCGGTCAGAGATATGTATGAAATCAATTGGCGGGCAGAACGGGGTAATTATTTGCCTAATGTAGCCCTCTCTGCGGAGTATAATCGTTTTTCCAATATAAATAAATTCACTTGGGAACCGGACGATTTCGGTTCTTCTTATCAAGTAATGTTGGGAATACAGATCCCGATCTTCAAAGGTTTCGGAAATCGGGCAAAGACAGCTCAAGCTCGGCATCAGTATAACAAGGCAACGTTGGATTATTTAGATCTCCAAGATATGATAGAATTAGATATCAGGAATGCTTATTTACGATTGGCTCATGCTCAAAAGAATTATGAAACTCAGGTTTTGCGGATCGGTTTAGCAGAGAGAGGTCTGAACATTGCCACTGCTCGTTACGAGAGTCAGGTCGGTATCAATTTAGAGGTATTAGATGCCCAGTTAGAGCATAAAATAGCTCGTTTGGCTTACTTACAGGCAGCTTATGAGATAACCATGGCGCAGAAAGCTCTGCACAAATCAATGGGTATAATATTTTAA
- the queD gene encoding 6-carboxytetrahydropterin synthase QueD — MYKLKVTTNFSAAHRLDGYQGDCANLHGHNWRVQVGIICLEQDDIGLTIDFKEVKKRLNQVVSELDHKLLNDLPWFRDKNPTSEELARHLYNRVKESFNDLSCQIAEVEIWESENSSLVYSE; from the coding sequence ATGTATAAGTTAAAAGTGACAACCAATTTTTCTGCAGCCCATCGCTTAGATGGTTATCAGGGCGATTGTGCGAATCTGCATGGACATAACTGGCGTGTTCAGGTCGGAATTATATGTCTGGAACAGGATGATATTGGCTTAACGATAGATTTTAAAGAGGTTAAGAAAAGATTAAATCAGGTTGTTTCCGAATTAGATCATAAACTATTAAATGATCTCCCCTGGTTTCGTGATAAAAATCCGACCTCTGAAGAGTTAGCTCGTCATCTGTATAACAGAGTAAAGGAATCATTTAATGATCTTTCTTGCCAGATCGCAGAAGTAGAGATCTGGGAATCGGAAAACAGTTCTTTGGTGTATTCAGAATAA
- a CDS encoding cytidine/deoxycytidylate deaminase family protein, which produces MENRPTWQQYFMDMAVLVSQRSTCIRRKVGAVLVKDNQIISTGYNGAPKHIAHCEHTGCIRLQNNIPSGERHELCRGIHAEQNAIIQAAINGSTTQRAEMYCTNHPCSICAKMIINAEIKTVYIFDGYPDQLAQQMFKEADVELIHVEKDTWKLTRL; this is translated from the coding sequence ATGGAAAATCGACCAACTTGGCAACAGTATTTCATGGACATGGCAGTTTTAGTTTCACAGCGCTCTACCTGTATTAGACGTAAAGTCGGAGCTGTTTTAGTTAAAGATAATCAGATCATATCAACCGGATATAATGGAGCTCCCAAGCATATTGCCCATTGTGAACACACGGGTTGTATCAGATTACAGAACAATATCCCCTCCGGTGAAAGACATGAGTTATGTCGCGGAATACATGCCGAACAAAATGCCATTATTCAGGCAGCCATCAATGGCAGTACAACCCAAAGAGCAGAGATGTACTGCACTAACCACCCCTGTAGTATTTGTGCCAAGATGATTATCAATGCTGAGATTAAGACAGTATATATCTTTGACGGTTACCCAGACCAATTAGCTCAACAGATGTTCAAAGAAGCTGATGTCGAGTTAATTCACGTAGAAAAGGATACTTGGAAGCTAACTCGGCTTTGA
- a CDS encoding DUF2156 domain-containing protein yields the protein MISFDISMLRNVKIEDYEEISVVLKRYPTSRSAYDIVNLMIWGTQFKSQWTEHNGRLLIYNELWTCILMPLGSYPSPDELKEIARAFYNAGKCSSISYVDNEYVAQFGDHLQEFEVVKDLNTADYIYLSERLAKLSGKKLQKKKNLISQFLRANGDYEVHDLSPTDGEECLQFSDEWKEEHPEDKEKGYKYEREAMRRAFQYFDRLALSGLVIRHNKKIIAFSIFSELKEDMAIIHFEKFARDVKGSAQIINWETAKHLNKNYQYINREEDMGIPGLRKSKLSYQPLMLLDSYKLKRKKSEQMAKVNAGV from the coding sequence ATGATCAGTTTTGATATCAGCATGCTTCGAAACGTTAAGATCGAAGATTATGAAGAAATATCGGTAGTATTGAAGAGGTATCCAACATCAAGAAGTGCGTATGATATAGTAAATTTGATGATTTGGGGTACCCAGTTCAAATCACAATGGACAGAACATAATGGAAGACTACTTATTTACAATGAGCTTTGGACTTGTATTCTTATGCCTTTGGGATCTTATCCATCTCCCGATGAGTTAAAAGAGATTGCCCGGGCATTTTATAATGCCGGAAAGTGTAGCTCCATTTCTTATGTAGATAATGAATATGTAGCACAATTTGGAGATCATCTTCAAGAATTTGAAGTTGTGAAAGATCTTAATACTGCAGACTATATCTATCTCAGCGAGAGATTAGCTAAACTTAGCGGGAAGAAGCTGCAAAAAAAGAAGAATTTGATCTCTCAGTTTCTCAGGGCAAATGGAGATTATGAAGTGCATGATCTAAGCCCGACCGATGGAGAAGAGTGTCTACAGTTTTCTGATGAGTGGAAAGAAGAGCATCCGGAAGACAAAGAAAAGGGTTATAAGTATGAACGGGAAGCCATGAGACGCGCTTTCCAATATTTTGACAGATTGGCTCTCTCTGGCTTGGTTATCAGGCATAACAAGAAAATTATCGCCTTTTCTATATTTTCCGAACTGAAGGAAGACATGGCGATCATTCATTTCGAAAAATTTGCCAGAGATGTCAAAGGTTCTGCGCAAATAATCAACTGGGAGACAGCAAAGCATTTAAATAAGAATTATCAGTATATAAACCGAGAAGAGGATATGGGCATTCCCGGACTGAGAAAATCGAAACTTTCCTACCAGCCATTGATGCTCTTGGACAGCTATAAACTCAAGAGGAAGAAAAGTGAACAAATGGCGAAAGTGAATGCTGGTGTTTAA
- a CDS encoding GNAT family N-acetyltransferase, which produces MKEITYRIIKEADNEQLVKLYRTAGWWSEKNDNIDFLSDLVRNSFLFIGAYDGEDLIGMGRSLSDGVSDAYIQDVTVLPEYRKRGIGGEIIKTIVKNLHARGIKWIGLIGEPGTQHFYEELGFSKMVDYIPMHYKGKK; this is translated from the coding sequence TTGAAAGAAATAACCTATCGTATAATTAAAGAAGCTGATAATGAGCAGTTAGTGAAACTATACCGGACAGCCGGTTGGTGGAGTGAAAAGAATGATAACATTGATTTTTTGAGTGATCTGGTAAGAAATTCTTTTCTCTTTATCGGAGCATATGATGGAGAGGATCTGATAGGAATGGGTCGCAGCCTTTCTGACGGGGTAAGTGATGCTTATATTCAGGATGTGACAGTTCTACCGGAATACCGGAAAAGGGGTATAGGTGGCGAGATAATCAAGACAATAGTCAAGAATCTGCATGCCAGAGGGATAAAATGGATTGGTTTGATCGGAGAACCTGGAACCCAGCATTTTTACGAAGAATTGGGTTTTTCTAAAATGGTTGATTATATACCGATGCATTATAAAGGTAAGAAATGA